Proteins encoded together in one Bacteroides zoogleoformans window:
- the lnb gene encoding lipoprotein N-acyltransferase Lnb, with amino-acid sequence MKHFSSILLRFVFVALLLPVATLQAATAESNVPADSTRISLLTCAAGGEIYYLFGHTAIRYENFTRGVDVVFNYGVFDFNTPNFTFRFALGDTYYQLGVTEYRYFANEYDSLGRDVWQQTLNLTSGEKEHLFRRLQENYRPENRMYLYNFFYDNCATRPRDQIEHVIDGTLQYAENMTDNNTGVSFRDMLHTYSEGHPWARFGMDLCMGSKADEPISRREMMFVPFCLQEHFSKAQVTDRQGRRRPLVASEKKIVLTGKTPADFRTDGITPMQSALLLLTVVAGVTLWGVRRRKSLWGMDIALFATAGAAGCILAFLALFSKHPAVSPNYLLFVFHPLHLLCLPCMALRVRKKKMSRYMGGNFMVLTLFIALWVVIPQEIPLTVLPLALCLLIRSGSNLFLAYKQKK; translated from the coding sequence ATGAAACATTTTTCCTCCATTCTCCTCCGCTTCGTCTTCGTCGCTCTTCTCCTGCCCGTTGCCACCCTGCAAGCGGCAACGGCCGAGAGCAATGTCCCCGCAGACTCCACCCGCATCAGCTTGCTGACGTGTGCCGCAGGCGGAGAGATATATTACCTCTTCGGCCATACCGCCATCCGCTATGAAAACTTCACACGGGGCGTGGATGTCGTGTTCAATTACGGGGTGTTCGATTTCAATACTCCCAATTTCACCTTTCGTTTTGCCTTGGGAGATACGTATTATCAATTAGGAGTGACGGAATATCGGTATTTTGCCAACGAATACGATTCCTTGGGGCGCGACGTATGGCAACAGACACTGAACCTGACATCCGGTGAAAAAGAACATCTCTTCAGGCGGCTTCAGGAGAACTACCGACCGGAAAACCGCATGTACCTCTACAATTTCTTCTACGACAACTGCGCCACCCGGCCACGTGACCAAATAGAGCATGTAATAGACGGCACTTTGCAGTATGCCGAGAACATGACCGACAACAACACGGGGGTCAGCTTCCGCGATATGCTGCATACATACAGCGAAGGGCATCCGTGGGCACGCTTCGGCATGGACTTGTGCATGGGCAGCAAGGCCGATGAACCCATCAGCAGAAGAGAAATGATGTTCGTCCCTTTCTGTCTGCAAGAGCATTTCAGCAAAGCACAGGTCACGGATCGGCAAGGACGGAGACGACCATTGGTGGCGTCGGAAAAGAAAATCGTGCTGACAGGAAAAACTCCTGCCGACTTCCGCACCGACGGCATCACCCCCATGCAGTCCGCCCTGCTGCTGCTGACGGTGGTGGCAGGCGTCACCCTTTGGGGAGTAAGGAGACGGAAATCGTTGTGGGGGATGGATATTGCACTGTTCGCCACAGCGGGCGCGGCGGGTTGCATACTGGCTTTTCTGGCACTCTTCTCGAAACATCCGGCAGTAAGCCCCAACTACCTGCTGTTCGTGTTTCATCCGTTGCACTTGCTCTGCCTTCCATGCATGGCACTCAGGGTAAGAAAGAAGAAGATGAGCCGCTATATGGGGGGTAATTTCATGGTTTTAACTCTTTTTATAGCCCTTTGGGTAGTAATTCCTCAAGAAATTCCGCTGACAGTATTACCTTTGGCACTGTGTTTGCTGATACGTTCGGGAAGCAACCTCTTTTTGGCATATAAACAAAAGAAATGA